In Persicimonas caeni, a single window of DNA contains:
- a CDS encoding copper resistance protein B, with amino-acid sequence MLKLEHAAVMTLVALCVAAPSSTVWAQEVEKSEEGVEKGEEEVDGGEEDVGGGEEEDQGPLLPEGMTLDEVLDRAEKPAPEDFPDPVPDDQFRFFLLVDQLEYRYDLEDEPDQVGTELQGYVGGDYNRLWLKSEGEAGWQGDAGFEGESENDLVYGRLISPFWHAQIGAQYANEWTEDKYEDIWAGALALQGLAPGMFELDASLYVTQNLNMLADLEAEYDIRITQRLVFQPRVELSFAAQDIEERGIGVGLTKVVGDLRLRYEVLREFAPYVGARYQGLTFETADLAEAEGEDTSRFFVLGGVRFAVY; translated from the coding sequence GTGGCTGCGCCGAGTTCGACGGTTTGGGCTCAGGAGGTGGAGAAGAGTGAGGAAGGGGTAGAGAAGGGTGAGGAAGAGGTAGATGGGGGGGAGGAAGATGTAGGTGGGGGTGAGGAAGAGGACCAGGGCCCGCTGTTGCCCGAGGGGATGACGCTCGACGAGGTGCTCGACCGGGCCGAGAAGCCCGCGCCCGAGGACTTCCCCGACCCGGTGCCCGACGACCAGTTTCGCTTCTTCTTGCTCGTCGACCAGCTCGAGTATCGCTACGACCTAGAGGACGAGCCCGACCAGGTGGGCACCGAGCTGCAGGGGTATGTCGGCGGCGACTACAACCGCCTGTGGCTCAAGAGTGAGGGCGAGGCCGGCTGGCAGGGAGACGCGGGTTTCGAGGGCGAGTCGGAGAACGATTTGGTCTACGGCCGGCTGATATCGCCGTTTTGGCACGCCCAAATCGGCGCGCAATACGCCAACGAGTGGACCGAGGACAAATACGAGGACATCTGGGCCGGCGCGCTCGCCCTGCAGGGGCTGGCGCCGGGCATGTTCGAGCTCGACGCGTCGCTGTACGTAACCCAAAACCTCAACATGCTCGCCGACTTAGAGGCCGAGTACGATATCCGCATCACCCAAAGGCTCGTCTTCCAGCCTCGGGTCGAGCTGAGCTTTGCGGCCCAGGATATCGAAGAGCGGGGCATCGGCGTCGGGCTGACCAAGGTGGTCGGCGATCTGAGGCTTCGCTACGAGGTTTTGCGCGAGTTCGCGCCCTATGTGGGCGCGCGCTATCAGGGGCTCACCTTCGAGACGGCTGATCTGGCCGAGGCGGAGGGCGAGGACACCAGCCGGTTCTTCGTGCTCGGCGGCGTGCGCTTTGCGGTCTACTGA